From Draconibacterium halophilum, one genomic window encodes:
- a CDS encoding DUF6807 domain-containing protein codes for MKRLFALLLFFVLFSNGLLWGQLTMKKQSDGIKIVDGSSNVLFYQMKPLNKDGAYERCNYIHPLWGLNGKVLTEDFPADHLHHRGVFWAWHQVWIGDKRIGDPWEIEDFEQEITEIEFIKDPDKTIWLKSEVLWSSDKWKKNGEQKPYIRENVSIHVHESSLKNRRIDFEISLLALEENLRIGGSEDEKGYGGFSVRMILPDDVQFTGESGNIEAKNTAVESEGFVNISGSLGKGNSKAGIAIIDNKDNPGYPQNLILREKNSMQNIAWPGSEPVELSTTEPLVLKYSLIVYSGKLKSKRISKLIDQ; via the coding sequence ATGAAAAGATTGTTTGCATTATTGTTGTTCTTTGTACTGTTTAGCAATGGATTGTTGTGGGGGCAGTTGACCATGAAAAAACAAAGCGATGGAATTAAAATTGTTGATGGTTCTTCCAACGTTTTGTTCTATCAAATGAAACCCTTGAATAAAGACGGTGCTTACGAACGTTGCAACTATATTCATCCTTTGTGGGGGCTAAACGGGAAAGTACTTACTGAAGATTTTCCGGCCGATCATTTGCATCATCGCGGTGTTTTTTGGGCCTGGCATCAGGTTTGGATTGGCGATAAACGCATTGGCGATCCGTGGGAGATAGAAGATTTTGAACAGGAAATTACTGAAATAGAATTTATTAAAGATCCGGATAAAACTATATGGTTAAAAAGCGAGGTGCTTTGGTCGTCCGACAAGTGGAAAAAGAATGGCGAACAGAAGCCTTATATTCGTGAGAATGTTTCCATTCATGTACACGAAAGTAGTTTAAAAAATCGAAGAATAGATTTCGAAATCAGTCTATTAGCGCTGGAAGAAAATTTACGCATAGGAGGCTCTGAAGATGAAAAGGGCTATGGTGGTTTTTCCGTTCGCATGATTTTGCCCGATGATGTTCAGTTTACGGGAGAGAGTGGAAATATTGAAGCCAAAAATACTGCCGTTGAATCGGAAGGTTTTGTAAATATTTCAGGATCGTTGGGTAAAGGAAATTCAAAGGCAGGAATTGCAATTATCGATAACAAGGATAATCCTGGTTATCCGCAGAATTTAATTCTACGCGAAAAGAATAGTATGCAAAATATTGCCTGGCCCGGATCGGAACCGGTTGAGTTGTCAACCACCGAACCACTGGTTTTAAAGTATTCACTTATTGTTTATTCCGGGAAATTAAAATCGAAAAGAATCTCAAAATTAATTGACCAATAA
- a CDS encoding FAD:protein FMN transferase yields the protein MTEPTIFSDTFLAFGSHCDVVLPNLEAVNAKIIFQQIKAEIEQLESTISRFSLLSDIHELNQTGKDVWMEVPGELWEILTIANDFNQMSQGAFDITMFPLQSLWVEKENVEENELQEARKKCGFDKIELDIENKKLRFKEDGVELDFGAIEKGFALDLIKPLLIDLDVKDAIISFEEDVVLALGKHPAGTDWPLGIRNQQQPSEFAHVFEVSGQTVYTTGTVYIRDDGEGMKERKIISPATGLPVEGKRTVSVKADSATMGAFIANIWLILPENDKAIISNQLNNVEILEVEYTLDDVITKTTIIEEEGQS from the coding sequence ATGACAGAACCTACTATTTTTAGTGATACTTTTCTGGCCTTTGGCAGTCATTGCGACGTGGTGCTCCCCAACCTTGAAGCCGTTAATGCAAAAATAATATTTCAACAAATAAAAGCAGAAATTGAACAGCTGGAAAGTACGATCAGCAGGTTTAGTTTATTGTCTGACATACACGAGCTTAATCAAACGGGAAAAGACGTTTGGATGGAAGTTCCCGGCGAATTGTGGGAAATTCTGACAATTGCAAATGATTTTAACCAGATGAGCCAGGGAGCTTTCGATATAACGATGTTTCCACTACAATCGCTTTGGGTAGAAAAGGAAAATGTAGAAGAAAACGAGCTGCAAGAAGCAAGGAAAAAATGTGGTTTTGATAAAATTGAACTTGACATCGAGAATAAGAAACTTCGTTTTAAAGAGGACGGGGTAGAGTTGGATTTTGGTGCAATTGAAAAAGGTTTTGCGCTCGATTTAATCAAACCATTATTAATCGATCTTGATGTTAAAGATGCCATTATCAGTTTTGAGGAAGATGTTGTTTTGGCGCTGGGAAAACATCCTGCCGGAACAGACTGGCCATTGGGAATCCGAAATCAACAGCAGCCAAGCGAATTTGCGCATGTTTTTGAAGTCTCAGGGCAAACCGTTTACACAACCGGAACCGTGTATATTCGCGATGATGGCGAAGGAATGAAGGAGCGGAAAATAATCAGTCCGGCAACCGGCCTTCCTGTTGAAGGAAAACGAACTGTTTCGGTAAAAGCCGACTCGGCAACAATGGGGGCTTTTATTGCCAATATTTGGCTTATCCTTCCCGAGAATGATAAAGCAATCATCTCTAATCAATTAAATAATGTTGAAATTCTGGAAGTAGAATATACATTGGATGATGTAATCACCAAGACAACAATAATTGAAGAGGAGGGGCAGTCATGA
- a CDS encoding Gfo/Idh/MocA family protein — translation MTNRRDFLKKVSAGAAGVAVGGTAMGMSAKSYSKILGANDKLNVAIMGLGRRLGAYFAPIADKESNVELKYLCDVMEHQRKNAAERFSKHIDYTPKLENDFRKILDDKDVDCIINATPDHWHTPGSVMAMQAGKHVYVEKPCSHNMYENEMIVKAAEKYNKVVQMGNQQRSSNHTNEIINEIHNGVIGVPYRAVAFYINQRGEVPVQKKAAVPTGLDWEIWQGPAVHREYTEETWDYNWHWYGWNYGTGETGNNATHELDVARWALQVGLPNNVHVEAGKRHFFDDGWEMYDTMDATFLFGDDKVIKWDGRSRNGHNTYGMGGRGTIIYGSEGTVFVDRGKYVLYDRGGKVVKDSVSASQEAGTALGGGGDMSTKHVQNWFNGIRGNGELNSHILEGAISQTMVHYSNAAYRIGHGFDICDKTGIMYDREAMKLWGREYDPSWEPKI, via the coding sequence ATGACTAACAGAAGAGATTTTTTAAAAAAGGTATCGGCAGGAGCAGCCGGTGTTGCCGTTGGTGGAACTGCAATGGGCATGTCGGCAAAAAGTTACAGTAAAATTTTAGGTGCCAACGACAAACTTAATGTCGCCATTATGGGACTTGGGCGTCGTTTGGGGGCTTATTTTGCACCAATTGCAGATAAAGAAAGTAATGTAGAATTAAAATACCTGTGCGATGTAATGGAGCACCAACGTAAAAACGCTGCCGAGCGCTTTTCAAAGCATATTGATTACACGCCAAAACTGGAAAACGATTTCCGAAAAATACTTGATGATAAGGATGTGGATTGTATTATCAATGCAACTCCCGATCATTGGCATACTCCGGGGTCGGTTATGGCTATGCAAGCCGGTAAGCACGTTTATGTTGAGAAGCCCTGCAGCCACAACATGTACGAAAATGAGATGATCGTTAAAGCAGCGGAAAAATATAACAAAGTTGTTCAGATGGGGAACCAGCAGCGTTCATCAAATCATACGAACGAAATTATTAACGAAATTCATAACGGAGTGATTGGCGTTCCGTACAGAGCGGTGGCATTTTACATCAACCAAAGAGGTGAAGTGCCTGTTCAGAAAAAAGCGGCAGTACCAACCGGACTTGATTGGGAAATATGGCAGGGGCCTGCAGTTCATCGCGAATATACCGAGGAAACCTGGGATTATAACTGGCACTGGTACGGTTGGAATTACGGAACAGGGGAAACCGGAAATAATGCAACACACGAGCTTGATGTTGCCCGTTGGGCATTACAGGTAGGTTTACCAAATAATGTGCATGTTGAAGCCGGCAAGCGCCATTTTTTCGACGACGGTTGGGAAATGTACGACACCATGGATGCTACATTCCTTTTTGGTGACGACAAAGTTATTAAATGGGACGGTCGCAGCCGTAATGGTCATAATACTTACGGTATGGGAGGCCGCGGAACCATTATATACGGAAGCGAGGGAACTGTATTTGTCGACCGTGGAAAATACGTTCTCTATGATCGTGGAGGAAAAGTTGTTAAAGACAGCGTTTCTGCCTCGCAGGAAGCAGGCACTGCTCTTGGTGGAGGTGGCGATATGTCTACAAAACATGTACAAAACTGGTTTAATGGAATTCGTGGTAATGGTGAGTTAAATTCACATATTCTGGAAGGCGCGATTAGCCAGACAATGGTGCATTATTCAAACGCAGCTTACCGGATAGGACATGGATTTGATATCTGCGATAAAACAGGAATTATGTACGATCGCGAGGCCATGAAATTATGGGGCAGAGAGTACGATCCCAGTTGGGAACCAAAAATATAG
- a CDS encoding 3-keto-disaccharide hydrolase encodes MKNFISILFLTISTILVTNANAQDGWENLFNGENLDGWIQRNGEAEYEVVDGEIVGTTVAGTPNSFLCTEKNYSDFVFEVELLVEPNMNSGIQFRSLSLPDYNNGRVHGYQCEVDPSERAWSAGIYDEARRGWLYPLDLNPDARKALKMGHWNKYRIECIGNSIRTWLNDIPVAHVIDDMTSEGFIALQVHGIGNNKEKEGEQIKWRNIRIKTENLVPDFYSDIHVENLVANNLNIVEKKQGFHLLFDGQSTDCWKNANTGEFPEQGWQVKNGVLTILSSRQDSSKKGGDIITKEEFGPFEFKFDFMYTDGANSGVKYGLGNNGPSIGLEYQILDDEKHPDAKKGVVGNRTMSSLYDLIPSSKERRFTKGPNEWNRGRVVVYPCGKVQHWLNGRKVVEYTRGDNIYKALVARSKYAGFEGFGMAEKGPILLQDHHDTVHFRSLKIRNL; translated from the coding sequence GTGAAAAACTTTATTTCGATCTTATTTCTTACGATTTCTACAATTTTAGTAACAAACGCAAACGCCCAGGATGGATGGGAAAATCTATTTAATGGTGAAAACCTTGATGGATGGATACAACGTAACGGTGAAGCAGAATACGAAGTGGTTGACGGGGAAATTGTTGGAACCACGGTTGCCGGTACGCCAAACTCATTTTTATGTACTGAAAAAAATTACAGCGATTTTGTTTTTGAAGTGGAATTACTGGTAGAGCCTAATATGAATTCCGGCATTCAATTCAGAAGTTTAAGTCTGCCCGATTATAACAACGGGAGAGTACATGGTTATCAATGCGAGGTTGACCCATCTGAACGTGCCTGGAGTGCAGGTATCTACGACGAAGCACGTCGTGGGTGGCTGTATCCGCTTGACCTTAATCCCGATGCGCGAAAAGCCTTGAAAATGGGACATTGGAATAAATATCGCATTGAGTGTATTGGAAACTCAATTCGTACATGGTTAAACGATATTCCGGTTGCTCATGTTATCGATGATATGACCTCCGAAGGTTTTATTGCACTTCAGGTACATGGAATCGGAAATAATAAAGAAAAGGAAGGCGAGCAAATAAAATGGCGAAATATTCGCATAAAAACTGAAAACCTGGTGCCAGATTTTTATTCTGACATTCATGTGGAAAACCTTGTTGCCAACAACTTGAACATTGTGGAAAAGAAACAAGGCTTCCATCTCTTATTTGATGGACAATCAACCGATTGCTGGAAGAATGCAAATACCGGGGAATTTCCTGAACAAGGTTGGCAAGTAAAAAATGGTGTCTTAACCATTTTGTCAAGTCGTCAGGATTCCAGTAAAAAAGGAGGAGATATTATTACCAAAGAAGAATTTGGCCCTTTCGAATTCAAATTTGATTTTATGTATACGGATGGTGCGAATAGTGGTGTGAAATACGGACTTGGTAATAACGGCCCCAGCATAGGATTGGAATATCAGATTTTGGATGATGAGAAGCATCCTGATGCTAAAAAAGGAGTAGTGGGTAACCGCACTATGTCGTCGCTTTACGACCTGATACCTTCGAGCAAAGAAAGACGTTTTACAAAAGGGCCCAACGAATGGAATCGCGGGCGAGTTGTGGTTTATCCATGTGGAAAAGTACAACATTGGCTGAACGGAAGAAAAGTAGTAGAATATACTCGTGGCGATAATATTTATAAAGCTCTTGTAGCACGCAGTAAATACGCCGGTTTTGAAGGTTTCGGAATGGCCGAAAAAGGTCCAATTCTTTTACAGGACCACCATGACACTGTTCATTTTAGAAGTTTAAAAATAAGAAATTTATAA
- a CDS encoding S9 family peptidase, with translation MKKLIYLSFIWGLFLVACTSNEKPEPPVAKKMMKELTIHGHTRIDNYYWMNERENPEVIAHLEAENAYKDAVMKHTEPLQEKLFEEIKSKIKPENESVPYKKNGYYYYYKQLPGKEYNVNCRKKGNLDAEEEVILDENRLAEGQDFFMLGGLSVSPDNKMIAYGTDTVSRRKYTIYFKNLETGEVLPDAIPLTTGSAIWANDNKTVYYTLKDDVTLRSEKIMKHVIGTPVEDDVEVYYEDDETFSVFIFKTKSQKYLIIGSESTLTSEYRFLDANNPEGEFRIIQPRVRGVEYSVDHFKNDFYIRTNLNALNFRLMKTPVTAPEKENWTEVIPHRSDIYFSGFDILKDYLVVTERIEGINQLRVISWKGGEYYIDFDEEVYTVSPNVNLDFDTDVFRFSYTSMTTPNSIYDYNLKTKERKLLKQQEVLGGFNKNDYETKRIYATAGDGTKIPMSIVYKKGMEKNGNNPALLYGYGSYGITNNPSFSLARLPLLDRGFVYAIAHIRGSQINGRQWYEDGKLLKKMNTFTDFNDCAQFLIDDGYTNSEKLFAMGGSAGGLLMGACINLRPELYKGVIAAVPFVDVVTTMLDESIPLTTSEFDEWGNPKIEKYYYYMLAYSPYDNVEAKDYPALLVTTGLHDSQVQYWEPAKWVAKLRELKTDENPLLFHINMDYGHGGASGRFEWIKETALEYAFIFDQLGIK, from the coding sequence ATGAAGAAGTTAATTTATTTGAGTTTTATTTGGGGACTATTTTTAGTGGCATGTACTTCGAACGAGAAGCCAGAGCCACCTGTTGCAAAAAAGATGATGAAAGAACTTACGATACATGGTCATACGCGCATTGACAATTATTACTGGATGAACGAGCGCGAAAACCCTGAAGTGATTGCACATTTGGAAGCTGAAAATGCTTACAAAGATGCTGTGATGAAACATACCGAACCGCTTCAGGAAAAATTGTTTGAGGAAATAAAGTCGAAAATTAAACCGGAAAACGAGTCGGTACCCTACAAGAAGAATGGTTACTACTATTACTACAAACAGTTACCCGGTAAAGAATACAATGTAAATTGCCGGAAGAAAGGGAATCTTGATGCGGAAGAGGAAGTAATACTCGACGAGAATCGTTTGGCAGAAGGACAGGACTTTTTTATGCTAGGCGGATTGTCGGTTAGTCCCGACAACAAAATGATTGCCTACGGAACAGATACTGTAAGTCGAAGGAAATACACGATTTATTTTAAAAATCTGGAAACCGGCGAAGTTTTACCCGATGCCATTCCTCTGACAACCGGGAGTGCCATTTGGGCCAACGATAATAAAACGGTTTATTATACATTGAAAGATGATGTTACGCTTCGTTCCGAGAAAATTATGAAGCACGTCATCGGAACACCGGTTGAGGACGATGTTGAAGTGTATTATGAAGACGATGAGACATTCTCAGTATTTATCTTTAAAACAAAATCTCAAAAATACCTGATCATTGGAAGTGAAAGTACATTGACTTCTGAATACCGTTTTCTGGATGCCAATAATCCGGAAGGCGAATTCAGGATTATTCAGCCCCGTGTTCGTGGGGTGGAATATTCTGTCGATCATTTTAAAAACGACTTTTACATTCGTACAAACTTAAATGCGCTGAACTTCCGTTTAATGAAAACGCCGGTTACAGCACCAGAAAAGGAGAATTGGACGGAGGTAATTCCACATCGCAGCGATATTTATTTTAGTGGTTTTGATATTTTAAAAGATTACCTGGTAGTAACCGAACGGATAGAAGGTATTAACCAACTTCGCGTAATTTCGTGGAAAGGTGGAGAATACTACATTGATTTTGATGAAGAAGTGTATACGGTTAGTCCGAATGTAAACCTCGATTTTGATACCGATGTTTTCCGTTTCAGCTACACTTCGATGACCACTCCGAATTCGATTTACGATTATAACCTGAAAACAAAAGAGCGCAAGTTACTCAAGCAACAGGAAGTGCTCGGAGGTTTTAACAAGAATGATTACGAAACCAAACGTATTTACGCAACAGCTGGCGACGGAACAAAAATTCCGATGTCGATTGTATATAAAAAAGGCATGGAAAAAAATGGCAATAATCCAGCGTTGTTATATGGATATGGTTCGTATGGAATTACAAACAATCCAAGCTTTTCTTTAGCGCGTTTACCTCTGCTCGATCGTGGTTTTGTTTATGCGATTGCACATATTCGTGGAAGCCAAATTAATGGTCGCCAGTGGTACGAAGACGGTAAATTGCTGAAAAAGATGAACACTTTTACCGATTTTAATGACTGTGCTCAATTCCTGATTGATGATGGATACACCAACTCCGAAAAATTATTTGCCATGGGCGGAAGTGCCGGCGGACTTTTAATGGGCGCTTGTATAAATCTTCGCCCCGAGTTGTACAAAGGAGTTATTGCCGCTGTTCCGTTTGTTGATGTTGTTACTACCATGCTCGACGAAAGTATTCCGCTTACTACAAGTGAATTCGATGAATGGGGAAACCCAAAAATTGAAAAGTATTATTATTACATGCTTGCGTATTCGCCCTACGATAATGTGGAAGCGAAAGATTATCCGGCATTGCTGGTAACAACCGGATTACACGACTCGCAGGTTCAATATTGGGAACCGGCTAAATGGGTAGCCAAATTACGCGAATTGAAAACTGATGAGAATCCATTGCTATTTCACATAAATATGGATTACGGCCATGGAGGAGCCTCCGGGCGTTTTGAATGGATAAAAGAAACAGCGCTGGAATATGCGTTTATTTTCGATCAGTTAGGGATAAAATAA
- a CDS encoding GNAT family N-acetyltransferase, whose amino-acid sequence MDLNIRESQPGDFYFLEKLENESFPHFQQSSRKSIRHSLDSKFQEVLIVEKKEGEKSASVGALTLFKYKHALRIYSIAVVPEYQNSGLGTFMLNYVKNLAIEKQYRKILIEVQVVNKKLIEWYKKQGFNVLYTIPDYYTRGEDAVKMEFSTGAEVVRKKTTNIIVINQPHKWTFTDVNAKVISVKEYISNPVYQNSTDMRVFNLCSSYKYQSYGYYVSLLAAARGHRVIPSSVTLRDFKMLNVIHSTSYDIDEWINKALEKIKDDKFQLKIYFGQTDAKSFNSIANRLYLLFETPLFEIDFVKQEKWIIKGIKVLSLNKLPESEIEVIYEFARKYFSKRRFNKTTLINYKYDIAILIDPEEETPPSCKRALQKFKAAANLKGLYAEFITQNDFDKINEFDALFIRETTNVNDHTYEFSRMAYAEGLVVIDDPWSILRCSNKIFQNEIFRKHKILTPQTVVFTKNIFDKEDLEGMNFPLVLKQPDSAFSLGITKVENKEEASDAINQLFKKSDMIVCQEFLYSEFDWRIGVLDNQPLFACKYYMSKGHWQIYNWTGKAEEYSGDSETVNIDEVPEEVVKTALKAAALIGDGLYGVDLKLVNDKVYVVEVNDNPNIDADIEDYILKDTLYDQIIESIYNRIEISKNIQKINFRNK is encoded by the coding sequence ATGGATTTGAATATCAGAGAATCACAACCCGGTGATTTTTATTTCCTTGAAAAGCTGGAAAACGAATCATTTCCGCATTTTCAACAGAGTTCCCGCAAAAGTATACGACACAGCCTGGACAGTAAGTTTCAGGAAGTATTAATAGTTGAGAAGAAAGAAGGTGAAAAGTCAGCTTCCGTTGGCGCACTCACTTTGTTTAAATATAAACACGCACTGCGTATTTATTCAATAGCAGTTGTGCCCGAATACCAAAATAGCGGATTAGGCACATTCATGTTGAATTATGTGAAAAACCTGGCGATAGAAAAACAATATCGTAAAATTTTAATTGAGGTTCAGGTTGTAAACAAGAAGTTGATCGAGTGGTATAAAAAGCAAGGATTTAATGTGTTGTACACTATTCCTGATTATTACACAAGAGGAGAAGATGCGGTGAAAATGGAATTTAGCACGGGGGCTGAAGTTGTCCGTAAAAAAACCACCAATATTATTGTAATCAATCAACCGCATAAGTGGACTTTTACCGATGTGAATGCTAAAGTTATCTCGGTAAAAGAGTACATCAGCAACCCGGTTTACCAGAACAGCACCGATATGCGTGTTTTTAATCTCTGTAGTTCATACAAATATCAGAGCTACGGTTATTATGTGTCGTTGCTGGCGGCTGCTCGCGGTCATCGTGTAATTCCAAGTTCGGTTACATTGCGCGACTTTAAAATGCTGAATGTTATCCATTCCACCTCGTACGATATTGATGAATGGATAAACAAAGCGCTGGAAAAAATAAAAGATGATAAGTTTCAGCTAAAAATCTATTTCGGACAGACGGACGCCAAAAGTTTTAACTCCATTGCCAACCGACTTTATCTTTTGTTTGAGACTCCGCTTTTTGAGATTGATTTTGTTAAACAGGAGAAATGGATAATTAAAGGAATTAAAGTGCTAAGCCTAAACAAATTGCCCGAAAGCGAAATTGAGGTAATTTACGAGTTCGCGCGCAAGTATTTTAGTAAGCGGCGCTTTAATAAAACCACGCTGATCAATTATAAATACGACATTGCCATTCTTATTGATCCTGAAGAAGAAACGCCACCATCGTGCAAACGGGCGCTTCAAAAGTTTAAAGCTGCGGCCAACCTAAAAGGTTTGTATGCCGAGTTTATTACACAAAATGATTTTGATAAAATAAACGAATTCGACGCACTTTTTATCCGCGAAACCACCAATGTAAACGACCATACCTACGAATTTTCACGAATGGCCTACGCCGAAGGTTTGGTTGTGATCGATGATCCCTGGTCGATATTACGGTGTTCCAACAAAATATTTCAGAACGAGATTTTTAGAAAGCACAAAATTTTAACCCCGCAAACGGTTGTTTTCACCAAGAACATTTTTGATAAGGAAGATTTAGAAGGGATGAATTTCCCCTTGGTGTTAAAGCAACCTGATAGTGCATTTTCTTTGGGAATAACAAAAGTGGAGAATAAGGAAGAGGCTTCTGATGCAATAAATCAACTGTTCAAAAAATCGGATATGATTGTTTGCCAGGAGTTTCTCTATTCCGAATTTGACTGGAGGATAGGTGTGCTCGACAACCAGCCACTTTTTGCCTGCAAGTATTACATGTCGAAAGGACATTGGCAAATTTATAACTGGACCGGTAAGGCCGAAGAGTATTCCGGAGATTCGGAGACTGTGAATATCGATGAAGTTCCGGAAGAAGTGGTTAAAACAGCTCTAAAAGCAGCAGCCTTGATTGGTGATGGCTTGTACGGTGTCGACCTGAAGTTGGTGAACGATAAAGTATATGTGGTTGAAGTAAATGATAATCCAAATATTGATGCGGATATTGAAGATTATATTTTAAAAGATACATTATACGATCAAATCATCGAATCGATTTATAACCGGATTGAAATATCGAAAAATATTCAAAAGATAAATTTCAGGAATAAGTGA
- a CDS encoding sodium:solute symporter family protein, translating to MRTEITILIYFIFIVGIGVYSAFRIKKPSDYYVAGKKAKLLPVSGSLLATILGGSALMGTIELSQTRGWAALWFLFSAAIGLFILAPISKYVSRYGNYTLPELLGKFFGRKAERFSTIIIPLAWLGIVAAQIIAAAQILQGLGFISYQNAAILSGFVFIVYTLLGGQLSILKTDTLQAVLIVGGLAALLFYGFKSPEHKQVEPLNINALFNASFSLVDLIVLLMTYSVTFIVGPDIYSRLFCASNEKTARKSILIVATLLIPISFALTYLGVYSGGNNEGIMAFAGHLLPNWAYGLFIAALLSAVMSSADTTLLTSSMILSELFSGNLEKKQSLPLTRWLVIVIGILSLLIALYITSVIQALLLALSFFSGAFVVPVLFGLLAVKVNKKNVIWAMFLGGITALTGKLFTLFNYQDFGNGLIILSYFVNTFFLLIGRRSNSKNPKATSLKV from the coding sequence ATGCGAACAGAAATAACCATACTTATTTATTTTATTTTTATTGTCGGGATTGGCGTTTATTCAGCATTTCGGATTAAAAAACCATCGGACTATTACGTGGCTGGGAAAAAAGCCAAACTACTCCCTGTTTCAGGAAGCTTGCTGGCAACTATTTTGGGTGGTTCGGCACTGATGGGAACTATTGAATTAAGCCAAACGAGAGGCTGGGCAGCCTTATGGTTTTTGTTTTCGGCGGCTATCGGATTGTTTATTCTGGCACCAATTTCAAAATATGTCAGCCGGTATGGAAATTATACACTTCCCGAACTTTTAGGGAAATTTTTTGGACGCAAAGCCGAACGTTTTTCAACAATTATAATTCCATTAGCCTGGTTAGGGATTGTGGCTGCACAAATTATCGCTGCTGCACAAATTCTCCAGGGACTTGGTTTTATTTCGTACCAAAATGCAGCAATTTTATCCGGCTTTGTTTTTATTGTTTATACGCTTCTTGGTGGCCAGCTAAGTATTCTAAAAACCGATACCCTTCAGGCGGTATTGATTGTTGGTGGACTGGCAGCACTTCTTTTTTATGGCTTCAAATCGCCAGAACACAAGCAGGTTGAACCATTAAATATAAACGCGCTGTTTAATGCCTCCTTTTCATTGGTTGACCTGATCGTTCTGTTAATGACCTATTCAGTAACTTTTATTGTTGGACCCGATATATATTCACGCCTGTTTTGTGCCAGTAATGAAAAAACAGCCCGTAAGAGTATTCTCATAGTGGCCACTCTATTAATCCCCATTTCGTTTGCCTTAACTTATTTAGGTGTTTACTCGGGCGGCAACAACGAAGGCATTATGGCCTTTGCCGGGCATTTACTCCCCAATTGGGCTTATGGTTTATTTATAGCAGCGCTACTTTCGGCGGTAATGTCGTCGGCCGATACAACTTTACTAACCTCGTCGATGATTTTAAGCGAATTATTCAGCGGTAATCTGGAGAAAAAACAGTCATTGCCACTCACGCGCTGGCTGGTTATTGTAATTGGTATTTTAAGTTTACTGATTGCCTTATATATTACTTCAGTCATTCAGGCTTTACTTTTAGCACTAAGCTTTTTTTCCGGAGCATTTGTGGTTCCTGTATTATTCGGTCTGTTAGCTGTTAAAGTGAACAAGAAAAACGTTATTTGGGCAATGTTTTTGGGCGGAATAACTGCGTTAACAGGCAAACTATTTACTTTATTCAACTATCAGGATTTTGGAAATGGACTGATAATTCTTAGTTATTTTGTAAATACTTTCTTCCTGCTTATCGGACGTCGTTCAAATAGCAAAAATCCAAAAGCTACAAGTTTGAAAGTTTAA